In Haladaptatus sp. QDMS2, a single window of DNA contains:
- a CDS encoding aldehyde dehydrogenase, whose translation MSTDSPPSTKSNGTVKQRHRDAAEELIPREPGKLFIGGEWVESASGQTFETHDPTTGESLASVQAGTSADIDRAVEAAWDAYENRWSSFSAADRQAVLTEIADRIEARTEDFARLETLDNGKPVTEARLDIGLVIDHFRYFAGAARVNEGRTVPTDTENHVQTIREPYGVVGQIIPWNFPLLMATWKLAPALAAGNTVVLKPAEETPLSILELMREVEDVLPAGVVNVVTGFGAEAGEPLSKHDNIRKLAFTGSTEVGRGVMKNAADSITDITLELGGKSPVIIYPDADVEKAAAIARVGMFHNTGECCCAGTRLFVHEDIETEFLDAFVDEIENLRVGDPLLEDTTLGPKVSREQANRTMDYITEARNVGGEVLSGGDAPDDEELAEGCFITPTVLTNLDHESRPVQEEIFGPVETVFSWSSYEEMIELANDVDYGLAAGVITDDLSQAYQTARDIEAGNIWVNTYNEFPAGQPFGGYKQSGIGRETAFEAIEHYTQTKTINISLQ comes from the coding sequence ATGTCGACTGATTCACCCCCCTCAACGAAATCGAATGGAACGGTCAAACAGCGTCACCGAGATGCGGCAGAAGAGTTGATTCCACGCGAACCAGGCAAGCTGTTCATCGGCGGCGAGTGGGTCGAGAGTGCCTCTGGACAGACGTTCGAGACGCACGACCCGACGACCGGGGAGTCACTCGCGTCGGTCCAAGCGGGGACCAGTGCAGATATTGACCGAGCGGTCGAGGCTGCTTGGGACGCCTACGAAAACCGCTGGTCGAGTTTTTCTGCGGCCGATCGACAGGCTGTGCTCACAGAGATTGCTGACCGTATCGAGGCGCGAACGGAGGACTTCGCCCGCCTCGAAACGCTCGACAACGGGAAACCGGTCACCGAAGCCCGTCTGGATATCGGCCTGGTTATCGACCACTTTCGCTACTTCGCGGGTGCTGCTCGCGTAAACGAAGGGAGAACGGTTCCAACCGATACGGAAAATCACGTCCAGACGATTCGCGAGCCATACGGAGTGGTGGGGCAGATCATTCCGTGGAACTTCCCGCTGTTGATGGCCACCTGGAAACTCGCTCCAGCTCTCGCAGCCGGCAATACAGTTGTGCTGAAACCAGCGGAGGAGACGCCGCTTTCGATTCTCGAACTTATGCGCGAGGTCGAAGACGTCCTTCCAGCGGGCGTGGTGAACGTCGTCACCGGCTTCGGTGCTGAAGCGGGCGAACCGCTCTCGAAGCACGACAACATCCGAAAACTGGCGTTCACGGGTTCGACAGAGGTGGGCCGAGGCGTGATGAAAAACGCCGCCGACTCCATCACGGATATCACGCTCGAACTCGGCGGCAAGAGTCCGGTAATCATCTACCCGGACGCCGATGTCGAGAAGGCAGCAGCCATCGCGAGAGTGGGGATGTTCCACAACACCGGCGAGTGTTGCTGTGCGGGAACCCGACTCTTCGTCCACGAAGACATCGAGACAGAGTTCCTTGACGCGTTCGTCGACGAAATCGAGAATCTTCGCGTGGGTGATCCGCTGCTCGAAGACACGACCCTCGGACCAAAGGTCTCTCGTGAACAGGCCAACCGAACCATGGACTACATTACTGAAGCGCGGAACGTCGGTGGTGAGGTCCTCTCTGGTGGCGACGCCCCAGACGACGAGGAACTCGCCGAGGGCTGTTTCATCACTCCCACCGTCCTCACGAATCTCGACCACGAGAGTCGCCCGGTACAGGAGGAAATCTTCGGCCCCGTTGAGACCGTCTTTTCATGGTCGTCGTACGAGGAGATGATCGAGTTGGCCAACGACGTCGATTACGGTCTGGCCGCCGGCGTCATCACCGACGACCTCTCACAGGCGTATCAGACAGCCCGTGACATCGAAGCTGGAAACATCTGGGTGAACACGTACAACGAGTTCCCGGCCGGCCAGCCCTTCGGCGGCTACAAACAGTCGGGTATCGGACGAGAAACCGCCTTCGAGGCGATAGAGCACTACACGCAGACGAAGACCATCAACATCAGTCTGCAGTAA